ATACTGCGCTAACCGGTGCGGAGGGTACGATACCTCCAATTTTTCATATCCCTCTCTCAATTTTTTGTCTTCTCTTTCTAGGAATCAAGGATATAGAATTACAACTTCGTACGTCTTTGCCAAACTACAGGCGCCATATTCTTGGGAAGGAAATGTAGTTGCTTCGGCTATCCTCCCTGCTATATCTGATAGATGCATTTCTTTTGAGAGAAATAACCTTGCAACATGGCGGTCCTCTGGGCTTTCTCTTAGTAGCCATGGTCTATCTTCACAAGCTGGTGCTGAGAACAGTGGAGAGGAAGATGACTTGGAAGATGGGTTTTCTGAACTTGAAACACTTCCAAGCACTAATGCACTTGAACATAATAAAGCAGCTGATGAAAATGAAGGGGAATTGACCTCCGAATCAGAACTTGATGATGATACTGTTGATGATGGGACTCAAAATGAACTGGATTTACCTGAGGTTGAAACTGAGCTTGGTGAAAAGATATCTGCGAAAAGGGCTCCTTCAGAGCTGTTCAAGGCTATTTGGAGTGCTCCGGGTTTATCTGTTCCCAGTGCACTTGACAAGTGGGTCAGTGAAGGAAAAGAATTAAGCCGTGCTGACGTCTCTCTGGCTATGCTCAATCTTCGCAGACGTCGAATGTTTGGGAAGGCTTTGCAGGTAAATTGActtgattttactttttcaagCAATGGAATTCATTCCTATGGTTTTAGGTTTATAGTCAATCTCGGCACTCTTGGGATTTGCAGAACTCTATAAAGTATATGTGACTAGCGGACACAATGATTTCAGGATGGTAATATTGATAAATCTCTAAGAAATACCATAATCAGTTGTAATGTGGCCtaacaaacacaaaatgatTTCAAGAAGTACCACTATCAAATGCTTGTATAGAAAAATTTGTTAAGCTGGCTTATGGCATTCAATAAATGGTGCCAGAACCGCGTATAGAATTTTCAGATGGTTTGATATTAGGTTGAGCTGCATGTAACTGCTTGATTTATTAGTATATATGAATTTTGcatttattattgttagtCTTATAAAAGCCATTATTGGTAAGAAAATGGTTATGCGAGTTTCAGCCATTTTATTGGCAAAGAATTTTGTAGCTaccgtattttaaaaatattttgccTATTTGTTCAACATTGTTATTCATCATTTCTTCAACTCATTACTTGCATTGCTATACGGGTTTCACAGTTTTCAGAGTGGTTGGAAGCAAGTGGACAACTTGAGTTCGTTGACAGAGACTATGCTTCTCGCCTTGACTTGATTGCAAAGGTACACGGTCTCCATAGGGCAGAAGGTTACATCGCTAAAATCCCAAAATCATTCCAGGGGGAGGTGATATACCGAACTCTTTTGGCTAACTGTGTGGTCGCCAACAATGTAAAAAAAGCAGAGGAAGTATTTAACAAAATGAAGGACCTTGAATTTCCAATCACAGCCTTTGCTTGCAACCAGTTGCTTCTTCTTTACAAGAGACTTGACAAGAGGAAAATAGCCGACGTTCTGTTGTtgatggagaaagaaaatgtcaaGCCTTCTCTGTTTACTTACAAGATCCTAATAGATGCTAAAGGCCTTTCAAATGACATGGTGGGTATGGAACAAGTTGTTGATACAATGAAGGCTGAAGGAATCGAACTTGATGTAAATACACTTTCCATATTAGCGAAGCACTATGCTTCAGGTGGGCTTAAAGACAAAGCCAAGGCCATCTTGAAGGAGATGGAAGATGTGAGCTCCAAAGAATCTCGATGGCCTTGCAGACTTTTACTTCCCCTTTATGGAGAACTACAAATGGAAGATGAAGTGAGGAGGGTCTGGAAGATCTGCGAGGCTAATCCTCGCATTGAAGAATGCATGGCTGCCATTGTTGCATGGGGAAAGCTGAAAAACGTCCAAGAAGCAGAGGAAATTTTTGATAGAGTTTCAAAAACGTGGAAGAATCTTTCCTCGAAACAATACTCTACCTTGTTGAAGGTTTATGCAGACAATAAGATGCTGACGAAGGGCAAGGATCTAGTCAAGCAGATGGCAGACAGCGGTTGCCGAATCGGTCCATTAACATGGAATGCAGTTGTGAAACTGTATGTGGAAGCTGGGGAGGTAGAAAAGGCAGATTCTTTCTTGCAGAAGGCGGTCCAGAAAAACCAGATGAAGCCATTGTTTACATCTTACATGATTATCCTGGATCAGTATGCAAGGAGGGGTGACGTCCACAATGCAGAGAAAATGTTTCATAGGATGAGACTATCAGGTTACGTGGCTAGATTCAGCCAGTTTCAAGCTCTAATACAGGCATACATTAATGCCAAGGCTCCAGCCTACGGCATGAAAGAGAGAATGAAGGCCGATAATGTGTTTCCAAACAAAGCTTTGGCAGGAAAATTAGCCCAAATCGATGCATTCAGGAAGACAGCAGTGTCAGATTTGCTTGACTGAGGAATTTAATTTGATACTCTTGGATGTATGAACTCCTCGGATTTCAACTCTATTTTACAAATCAAGTATTTGTTAGTTAATCTGGTGGCTGCGCTTTGAAATTTGACAGCAGCATACCTGTTAGGACAAACAGAACTACACAATGGATTGTACTGCACGTgtgttataatatattttgtttgttcgaATACCCATTATTACCAAGAACTCTGGTTTTGCAGTAAACTCAAAATGGTTTACTTACTCaaagaatattatttgaaaataaattataatatgatCTCTGGTGTAAGCTGATGTAATACAAATGTAAGTTACAGATACAACCTATTTTCCCATTCAGTTCTATGAAACACCACCTGAAAAGATTATTGTAATAAGCATACAATATCAAACAACTGAAAATGTGAAAgctatatatatgtatatatcaATCACAGACTTCACCCTACACCGCCATTACTCATCTTCATCCATTGTACAATTCCTGTGACAGAAGCAGCTTCATCCAATGAAGCAATGCAATTCTGTGTGGTAGCACACTTCAGGCACTTGTTTGATAAATTTGACAGATTAACTAGAGAGAACTCCCATGCCCCTTTCACTCTCGTGGCCGTGCAAGCCAGAGAGAGCTTAGAGCTCGAAGGCGGGAGAAGTAGTCGTTTATTGCAAGAAGCGCACGAGCTGATTGACGGGTTGTCAATATGCGATGCATTTGTTGAAGTGTTTGTTGACGAAGATTATCGGCCTGCAAGTTATAGAAAGAGatggaaaaatgaaagtgAGAAAACATGGACAAagatttcaattttacttGTTTGTTGCATGAGCAAGGTATAAATGTAACAAGATGGAACTGAGTGACAAAATCTAAAACCAAATTACCTGGCGTAGGAAGCCATCAAGAGTTCCAAGCTTTCCCATTGCCATGGCCATTTGACCCATATAATTAGCCACATTACCAGATGACCCCGATGTAGCAGGCGTGCCACTGGCCAACGTTTCAGCCAAGGATTGCTGCAATGCATCCATTCCTTGTGAGAGAGCATCTTCTGCCTGTTGTGATAATTGTTGCAGGTTGCAGATTTCCGCTACTTGCTGCTCGGTCAAAGGCTCCAATTGGCTTACAAGAAGCTGCATTAACTTCATGTAAGCACCAACCTATAAATGTTTTCTTCCTCTACTTTCATATGCTTACCACCTACATAATATCTTACCTTTAGGATCTCAGATGAACGGAAGCCACCAATCCACAGGAAACACCGCTCTGCTGGTGTCTTCCACATTCCTGACAAGATGTGGAACACATCAGCTTTGGCTGCAATGCCTTTCAACCTGAAAATATCATCGAACTGTGCAGTCACATTATCAACAACCGTTCGCAGTTCAGTGTCACCCGCGTGTGAATTAACTGCAGCTCTAAGCTCATTTATCAGCCTATTATGCTCCTCTAACCAACGTGAATATTCTACATCAAATGCTAGTGCACCTacaaacacaaacaagaaaacataTGACAGTGAATCAAAAAATGTTTAAACACACCCTACGAAAACAAATTCATGACTTTGAATATTGTAAAAAATAGTCGTTCATAtcaaaaacttataaattatCAAGAATGACATTCAAGTCATGATGAATTGAGAACAAACGCAGCAGGATAACTCAACAActgatatattaaaaaagtcaCATTGCATAAAATGCTAACTGAAAAGGCTTGCATACCATTTCCACTCATGGAATGAGCTTGGTCTCCAGAACTTGAAATAAAGATACCCTGCATAAATTGTGGTGGAAGATTTAAGTAAAAGCATGCAACTCAGAACTTTCCTACTAAATTGGAAAGATTATGTACTATGATGACCAAGCACAAAAATATAGATAACTCAACCTGCTGACGGGCTCGCTGAAGTTCTTGCTCGAGCTGAGTAAGCTTCAGCCTGCTACTTTCTAGCTGCTGCACATATGCCTATGAAAAGGATGTAAAGTgataaagaaatattattgagattCATAGCATAATATGATCAAACTCACTGAAGATTTCTAAGCAACTAAGTCAATATCAGTTATAAAGCACGACAATCTGCAACCATCATTGAAGCCAAATTCTTCAGCAAAGGTACAGCTTGTTCGATACTACACGGCTTAcaatttttagataattagTAGAAATAGAAATCAATGATAATGGAAGCTTACCTTTTTCCTTAAACGACTTTTTCTAGCAGCTTCACGATTTTGGGCAAGCCTTCGTAAGGTCTGAAAGGGATGTCAAACAACATATTATTTGATTGAACAAGCTGCTATTATCCATCAACATGTTCAGATAAGAATGTAAAGATATTTCAGTTTAAAAGATAACCTTCTGATCTGCTGTTTTTTCCTTCAACTTGTTGTTAGAATCATATGCCATAAGTGAGTTTCCTTGATCTTTGTCAAGCTACAGAAGACAACAGGACATAAGCTTACCTCCCAAGAATACTAAACAGAAAGATAGACACTATTACTTGAGACGATGAAAACATTCAACACACATAACCCATGTCCTCCCGCACAGCTCACGAGAAGGGAGATGGtgaaaagaataagaacaagaGTATGTGTACTGTCATCTAGCTGCTCTATTTAATCAATCCTTCAATTATCTTAAActtcaaattataatattgatATCAGGTAACTTGTATACAATAatctttaaacaaaataaaccaGAAGATCTCCAAAATGAATCATGTAAAACTAAGCTGATAACATACTCAAGGGACTTTACCCTTTGACTTTTGTCATCGTCGTCTGTCGAGGAATCAGTTCTTGTGCTCGTATCTGCCACGTTAGACTCTCCCCAGTTTTCACGAGGACCGCTAGATGTAGAGACCAAATTCGGATTTGGTTCTTTCTGTAATGGCAGCGTTTGAGACCCCATGATAGCAGTTGGCAAATTTACATCAGTGGATACAAGTGGCTGAATTCCATTATGGGGGGATGTTAATTATCATCAAATATAAGTGCAAAGCAAAGCCTAATAAACCtctattgaaaaaaaaaaaaaaaaaaaaaaaaaaaaaaaaaaaaNCCTTAATTAAAGAACCAAACTGGACGTGGTTCAGAGCCGAACTATTCGCCTTTATCTGATTATACAAAGGATCTAGAGCAAGTACatttggtaaaaaaatatattagtagaagaagaacagagaagagtAGATTCAGCATGCTCTGATTGTGTACTCAATAATGCAAAATCAAGAGTGAAAAAGAGATAAACAGATGACCACTGAAACTACTTCCTAATAACACATACTTCTAGAAAGGTCTACATCTTCTATGTGAAATCCAAGAGTTTGCTCAAGTGTTCTCAAGTCTGAGATCCGAGACGACGGAATAGAGCTTCCCTCTGCACCCCTGAAAATCACAGAGAAAAAGACCATCACAGTGAAAAAATAATTCCAACGATAACGCAAAAAGGTGTACAAATGATCCTAGCAAGGAAGAGGAAATTAAGGGATGCATCAAAACATAACAATGCATCCACAGACTTATAAGTTGTTGAACTCAAGGATGTGAATTGACCAAGAAAATCAGTCATTCAACTAAGGATTTAACTGAAGAGATGAATATGCTAAGACACAGTACAGCATTATATTGGCTTGAATAAAGTTCAGAGATGCTCCAAGTCACATATTCTTAGAAGAATTGAACCTACTTATACTTAAGGCAGATGTTCTTGAGAAGTATTGTGAAGTTGATACAAGCAGAAACACTcgcataaaaagaaaaggtacaTGTACTGCagaattgaattgaaacaaTAAACTGAACAGAGTACTTGAAAGTTACATGGAATTATTGGGTGTGGGCATTGAAGAAACGAAGCTAGGCATCCCGCTCACGGCATTGGTTATATCGTCTGCACCAATCTTCACTGTTCTACTACCCATgaatcaccatcatcatcatcaccagCACCCCAGCTCCAGTTGAAtaagaaaagtagaaaagcagtgaagaagaagaagctgttGAAATTGTAGGAAAATAAGTCGGACCCAGTTCCCTAAAACACCCAAGCAGTTCCTCGATCCAAAGACGTGAAAAACTTCAGCCGATCAACAGCACGGGTTTCAAGACATCGAAGAGCTCAAAACAAAGAGAACCCAGGAAAAGTAAGAAGTGTACGAGAAATCAAATACCAGAAAAgtgaaataagaaaagagaagaatggCGAGATGGGAGGTGAGTTTGAGAAATGAATGTGGAGGTCCGGAAGGAgggaaaatggaaggaagaGCGAAAGAAAACCCTACCCAGAAGGGGTGTGGAGGATGAAAAGCGAACACTTTTTTGACTTGGAGAAGGAATTGTTGGgtgaagtttaaaaaaaaaaaaaaaatgatgggagAAGAGGAAAAGTTTGAAGAGGGGCACATTGAATttagtgaagaaaaaaggaatggTGGTGTTGGTGAGGTGAGTTGGAGAAGCGTGACCATTCCAAATTGTTCCTAA
This portion of the Cucurbita pepo subsp. pepo cultivar mu-cu-16 chromosome LG08, ASM280686v2, whole genome shotgun sequence genome encodes:
- the LOC111800053 gene encoding transcription factor HBP-1b(c38)-like is translated as MGSRTVKIGADDITNAVSGMPSFVSSMPTPNNSMGAEGSSIPSSRISDLRTLEQTLGFHIEDVDLSRNPLYNQIKANSSALNHVQFGSLIKPLVSTDVNLPTAIMGSQTLPLQKEPNPNLVSTSSGPRENWGESNVADTSTRTDSSTDDDDKSQRLDKDQGNSLMAYDSNNKLKEKTADQKTLRRLAQNREAARKSRLRKKAYVQQLESSRLKLTQLEQELQRARQQGIFISSSGDQAHSMSGNGALAFDVEYSRWLEEHNRLINELRAAVNSHAGDTELRTVVDNVTAQFDDIFRLKGIAAKADVFHILSGMWKTPAERCFLWIGGFRSSEILKLLVSQLEPLTEQQVAEICNLQQLSQQAEDALSQGMDALQQSLAETLASGTPATSGSSGNVANYMGQMAMAMGKLGTLDGFLRQADNLRQQTLQQMHRILTTRQSARALLAINDYFSRLRALSSLWLARPRE
- the LOC111800051 gene encoding pentatricopeptide repeat-containing protein At1g80270, mitochondrial-like isoform X2, with the protein product MWALRRASTPLRNQGYRITTSYVFAKLQAPYSWEGNVVASAILPAISDRCISFERNNLATWRSSGLSLSSHGLSSQAGAENSGEEDDLEDGFSELETLPSTNALEHNKAADENEGELTSESELDDDTVDDGTQNELDLPEVETELGEKISAKRAPSELFKAIWSAPGLSVPSALDKWVSEGKELSRADVSLAMLNLRRRRMFGKALQFSEWLEASGQLEFVDRDYASRLDLIAKVHGLHRAEGYIAKIPKSFQGEVIYRTLLANCVVANNVKKAEEVFNKMKDLEFPITAFACNQLLLLYKRLDKRKIADVLLLMEKENVKPSLFTYKILIDAKGLSNDMVGMEQVVDTMKAEGIELDVNTLSILAKHYASGGLKDKAKAILKEMEDVSSKESRWPCRLLLPLYGELQMEDEVRRVWKICEANPRIEECMAAIVAWGKLKNVQEAEEIFDRVSKTWKNLSSKQYSTLLKVYADNKMLTKGKDLVKQMADSGCRIGPLTWNAVVKLYVEAGEVEKADSFLQKAVQKNQMKPLFTSYMIILDQYARRGDVHNAEKMFHRMRLSGYVARFSQFQALIQAYINAKAPAYGMKERMKADNVFPNKALAGKLAQIDAFRKTAVSDLLD
- the LOC111800051 gene encoding uncharacterized protein LOC111800051 isoform X1, coding for MEHEKKLFKNANSKEQHIPQSLSQPHERLHGQKLKVRQTHQQYVMHNQSCVRPQNTLTAPCRPQGFQSRAFGNHMPPEMFTQHPKVVNLQPNENLSAQVKEEVIDEDFIGSTFLHQHYSAIEQHKQHQSVGASAVPNGNPNAEDWHDLALSEVQRLRTHLPLLKKAYVRASEQCLQVGQTEKMQKYEHDKNILQKIINFLKLPEDRIISYTKESFYRCVQTIEETLKVHENGSINIASKQQALHGQPSLCQSHINPAQQTDSSDSSSPRAPREIGSLRSEADWIQKYTPRNRQHSEKIEQEFKSSWIKQNQKSTENIQAIRRSGMYLENHFNSKFSPQTHEASRLSQIAERALPKIACNSLYGRASPTSPSTDGLGKISSNVSSLWSPISQFSQETTRFGNNGQLSTTTQPHNRLLKAVESISNEALRAAILEISSVTNMEDRITEPWFCEKETHLSLQDGGGSSKNMKRKMNATTLNDMPSPCSDIVGSEPTVTSISKKLKKLSDNALLEEMRNINRHFIETVLELDTDEIVNRRLANAGTVLRCSYRAATEGKNSVFHSENNTLKLPVLSVKLLVPLDYPEDYPVFLSKLNTDCGNQGYRITTSYVFAKLQAPYSWEGNVVASAILPAISDRCISFERNNLATWRSSGLSLSSHGLSSQAGAENSGEEDDLEDGFSELETLPSTNALEHNKAADENEGELTSESELDDDTVDDGTQNELDLPEVETELGEKISAKRAPSELFKAIWSAPGLSVPSALDKWVSEGKELSRADVSLAMLNLRRRRMFGKALQFSEWLEASGQLEFVDRDYASRLDLIAKVHGLHRAEGYIAKIPKSFQGEVIYRTLLANCVVANNVKKAEEVFNKMKDLEFPITAFACNQLLLLYKRLDKRKIADVLLLMEKENVKPSLFTYKILIDAKGLSNDMVGMEQVVDTMKAEGIELDVNTLSILAKHYASGGLKDKAKAILKEMEDVSSKESRWPCRLLLPLYGELQMEDEVRRVWKICEANPRIEECMAAIVAWGKLKNVQEAEEIFDRVSKTWKNLSSKQYSTLLKVYADNKMLTKGKDLVKQMADSGCRIGPLTWNAVVKLYVEAGEVEKADSFLQKAVQKNQMKPLFTSYMIILDQYARRGDVHNAEKMFHRMRLSGYVARFSQFQALIQAYINAKAPAYGMKERMKADNVFPNKALAGKLAQIDAFRKTAVSDLLD